The following are from one region of the Plasmodium gaboni strain SY75 chromosome 12, whole genome shotgun sequence genome:
- a CDS encoding putative IMP-specific 5'-nucleotidase has protein sequence MKNLDINTFDNIEDIPLGSSEQDPYDFFTLSDRNVMNSDMKKNIVQWNNRYSYNQLKNKDSLIMFLVEIFRSLFVSNCIDKNIDNVLLSIEEMFIDHYYNPQHSRLKYLIDDVGIFFTKLPITKAFHTYNKKYRITKRLYAPPTFNEVRHILNLAQILSLEEGLDLLTFDADETLYPDGHDFNDDVLASYISCLLKKMNIAIVTAASYNDDAEKYQKRLENLLKYFSKHNIKDGSYKNFYVMGGESNYLFKCNEEATLYSVPENEWRHYKKFVDYDTVQDILNISEKCLEKVIRDFGLCAQIQRKEKSIGLVPNKIPSLNIKNEQKNYMIKYEVLEEAVIRIKKEIIKNKITAPYCAFNGGQDLWVDVGNKAEGLLILQKLLKIQKKKCCHIGDQFLHSGNDFPTRFCSLTLWVSNPQETKACLKSILHLNIKSFIPEVLYENQ, from the exons aTGAAGAATTTGGACATAAATACATTCGATAATATCGAGGATATTCCTTTAGGTTCTTCTGAACAAGACCcatatgatttttttaCTTTATCAGATAGAAATg TTATGAATTCagatatgaaaaaaaatattgttcAGTGGAATAATCGTTATAGCTACAATCAATTAAAAAACAAAGACAGTTTGATAATGTTTCTTGTAGAAATATTTAGATCTCTGTTTGTATCCAATTGTATTGacaaaaatattgataatgtattattaaGCATAGAAGAAATGTTTATtgatcattattataatccACAACATAGTCGATTGAAATATTTGATAGATGATGTTG gaatattttttacaaaattaCCTATAACAAAGGCTTTTCacacatataataaaaaatatcgTATTACGAAAAGATTGTATGCTCCACCAACATTCAATGAAGTTAGACATATACTTAATCTTGCTCaa ATTTTGTCCCTTGAAGAAGGCCTAGATTTATTAACCTTTGATGCTGACGAAACACTATATCCGGATGGTCATGATTTTAATGATGACGTTTTAGCTAGCTATATATCATGTTTattgaagaaaatgaaCATTGCCATAGTGACAGCAGCTT cTTACAACGATGATGCAgaaaaatatcaaaaaCGATTAGAGAATTtgttaaaatatttttcgaagcataatattaaagatGGATCATATAAAAACTTTTATGTTATGGGTGGGGAAAgtaattatttattcaa ATGTAACGAAGAAGCTACCTTATATTCAGTACCTGAAAATGAGTGGAGACATTATAAAAAGTTTGTTGATTATGACACTGTTCAggatatattaaatatatcgGAGAAATGTTTAGAAAAAGTTATAAGAGACTTTGGTTTATGTGCACAAATTcaaagaaaagaaaaatcAATTGGTTTGGTTCCTAATAAAATACCatctttaaatattaaaaacG AACAAAAGAATTACatgataaaatatgaagTATTGGAAGAAGCAGTAATTcgtataaaaaaagaaattataaaaaaca AAATAACGGCACCTTATTGTGCATTTAATGGAGGACAGGATTTATGGGTAGACGTTGGAAATAAAGCGGAAGGCctattaatattacaaaagttattaaaaatacaaaaaaaaaaatgttgCCATATCGGTGACCAGTTCTTACACTCAGGAAATGATTTTCCAACAAG ATTTTGTAGTTTAACATTATGGGTTAGCAACCCTCAAGAAACTAAAGCATGCTTAAAGAGTATATTGCATTTAAACATAAAATCATTTATTCCGGAAgttttatatgaaaatcaataa
- a CDS encoding putative eukaryotic translation initiation factor 3 subunit 8 produces MQSKFWAKAIDEDSGDNVTESSESEVEEKKPIVSAQAERWAAIDSSSSEEEERVIKTYEGKRLHFYETTGDSINENMDNNDFNLLLKDYENLYKFMIKESADCIPNFAIIYLDKLSKYVENTFQNNVEKKNLSKNKAQTLNKLRAKIRKCSEFYQEKLNIYNENPDDFKDDRKKDMDDDDEDDEEDDEEEEEEEEEGQQEQDDDNEDEKDQDDDGDAKGKKKISSKTKSKKGKEKKEEKDDYDDDNDEDKEDEADDDDDDDDSDDWSYSEDDNYVSDEEDDKTKSAMSKWGLKTSTKVEKKKTVKQKKVKKESTKKEEKASRVVEDAQSAKNKGYAELLSTKNLTEDVIRERVKLVIEKRGRKGLDKHEHINILSKLCELAKTISTQSYIEVLEHLINLEFDVVSSVYTYMSFNIWNKVFKYVELILDILIQNENFYLVSINIAEEITEETTNEKEKIIKSCKTLISFLAKLDDELLKALLYIDVQTEEYRKRLGKTIHMIGLLKKGYNYVKCIKNMPDLAIHISSRILEHMYYKPEILFKQIWTYIMNGKDMSSDSLNNSNSVAAKEDGQGKKKKRIENELFDENLINNDSINPPKIIEEYVYEIFEFGTKQQKVKALLQLSYNKSLYDQYLEAKELLNVANVHELAMNSDIQTQILYNRNLIQLGLCAFRHGKIYEAHCCLMEICSQNKHKELIAQGISNLKNQEKTLEQERAEKRRLLSYHMHISIELIECVNNICAMLLEVPNLAKNTYESKKDIISRQFRRFLDIYDKQIFNNPPENNKEIIILATKHLQKGNWKLCCEKIFSLSIWPKFPDKEKVQNILKEKIKQEAMRTYIFRYISIYESFSIDQLCVMFDLNQNVVHSILSKMMINQEIPAFWNESSKFILISKVNPTTLQNMALKLAENVNEVMEQNELALNMKNPKFMFMQERRTQMKEEKSNWTQKKGDQKYQKNYNQKKNAHYKKNYKDNNANKNFKKN; encoded by the exons ATGAAGATAGTGGGGATAATGTAACAGAATCTTCAGAGAGTGAAGTTGAg GAAAAGAAGCCAATTGTGTCTGCACAGGCAGAAAGGTGGGCCGCTATAGATAGTAGTAGCTcagaagaagaagaaagaGTTATTAAAACGTATGAAGGAAAAAGGCtacatttttatgaaaCTACAGGAGATAGcataaatgaaaatatggataataatgattttaatctccttttaaaagattatgaaaatttatataaatttatgaTAAAAGAAAGTGCTGATTGTATCCCTAATTTTGCTATCATATACTTGGATAAATTATCTAAATATGTTGAAAACACATTCCAGAATAatgtagaaaaaaaaaatttgagCAAAAACAAAGCACAAACGttaaataaattaagaGCCAAAATTAGAAAATGTAGTGAATTTTATcaagaaaaattaaacatatataatgaaaacCCTGACGACTTTAAAGATGACAGAAAGAAGGATATggatgatgatgatgaagatgatgaaGAGGACGATGAAGAGGAGGAggaagaagaagaagaaggACAACAAGAACaagatgatgataatgaagATGAAAAAGATCAAGATGATGATGGAGATGCAAAAGggaaaaagaaaataagTAGTAAAACAAAATCAAAAAAAGGTAAAGAAAAGAAAGAGGAAAAAGATGATTATGACgatgataatgatgaagACAAAGAAGATGAAGCAGATGACGAcgatgatgatgatgatagTGACGATTGGTCTTATAGTGAAGATGATAATTATGTTTCTgatgaagaagatgatAAAACAAAAAGTGCTATGAGTAAATGGGGTTTAAAAACCAGCACAAAAGTggaaaagaaaaaaacaGTTAAACAgaaaaaagtaaaaaaagaatctacgaaaaaagaagaaaaagcTAGTCGTGTTGTGGAAGATGCACAATCAGCTAAAAATAAAGGATATGCAGAATTATTAAGTACCAAGAATTTAACTGAAGATGTTATAAGGGAAAGAGTTAAATTAGTTATAGAGAAAAGAGGTAGAAAAGGATTAGATAAACATgaacatattaatatattatctaaaTTATGTGAATTAGCAAAAACTATTAGTACACAATCTTATATAGAAGTTTTAGAAcatttaattaatttagAATTTGATGTAGTATCTAGtgtatatacatatatgtcttttaatatatggAATAAAGTATTTAAATATGTAGAACTTAttttagatatattaattcaAAATGAAAACTTTTATTTAGTATCAATAAACATAGCAGAAGAAATAACAGAAGAAACTACtaatgaaaaagaaaaaatcATAAAATCATGTAAAACACTTATATCATTCTTAGCAAAATTAGATGATGAATTATTGAAAgctttattatatatagatgTTCAAACAGAAGAATATCGAAAAAGATTAGGTAAAACAATACATATGATAGgtttattaaaaaaaggatataattatgtgaaatgtataaaaaatatgcCTGATTTAGCTATTCACATATCTTCAAGAATTTTAGAGcatatgtattataaacctgaaatattatttaaacaAATATGGACATACATTATGAATGGAAAAGATATGTCATCAGATTCATTGAATAATTCAAATAGTGTTGCAGCGAAGGAAGATGGACAAggcaaaaaaaaaaaaagaattgAAAATGAATTGTTTGatgaaaatttaattaataatgataGTATTAATCCACCTAAAATTATTGAAGAGTATgtatatgaaatatttgAGTTTGGAACGAAACAACAAAAGGTAAAAGCTTTATTACAATTAtcttataataaaagtttATATGATCAATATTTGGAAGCCAAggaattattaaatgtaGCTAATGTACATGAATTAGCTATGAATTCAGATATTCAAACccaaatattatataatcGTAATTTAATACAATTAGGTTTATGTGCATTTAGACatggaaaaatatatgaagCTCATTGTTGCTTAATGGAAATTTGTTCACAAAATAAACATAAGGAATTAATAGCTCAAGGTATATcaaatttaaaaaatcaaGAAAAAACACTAGAACAAGAAAGAGCAGAAAAAAGACGATTATTATCATATCATATGCATATATCAATAGAATTAATAGAATgtgtaaataatatatgtgCCATGTTATTAGAAGTACCAAATTTAGcaaaaaatacatatgaatcaaaaaaagatattatatCACGACAATTCAGAAGATTTCtagatatatatgataaacaaatatttaACAATCCTCctgaaaataataaagaaattattatattagCAACAAAACATTTACAAAAAGGTAACTGGAAATTATGTTGTGAAAAAATTTTTAGTTTATCAATCTGGCCAAAATTCCCagataaagaaaaagtacaaaatatacttaaagaaaaaattaaacaaGAAGCTATGagaacatatatatttagatatatatcaatatatgAATCATTTTCTATTGATCAATTATGTGTTATGTTTGATTTAAATCAAAATGTTGTACATTCCATATTAAGtaaaatgatgataaatCAAGAAATACCAGCTTTCTGGAATGAAAGTAGTAAATTTATACTTATTAGTAAAGTTAATCCAACTACCCTACAAAATATGGCTCTTAAGTTAGCTGAAAATGTAAATGAAGTAATGGAGCAAAACGAGTTGGCCCTAAACATGAAAAATCCAAA ATTTATGTTTATGCAAGAGAGAAGAACACAAATGAAAGAGGAGAAATCAAATTGGACGCAAAAAAAAGGAGATcaaaaatatcaaaaaaattataaccaaaagaaaaatgctcattataaaaaaaattacaaagATAATAACgcaaataaaaatttcaaaaaaaattaa
- a CDS encoding shewanella-like protein phosphatase 2, with translation MSISYLRNFSCIYIFLIIIWQFSYVYNESYSNIKWEHDLFSISDLHSDLDALKQILLNEDIIDEEDNAIRRNVLVIITGDVLDPTYDDIKILYFIQNYNIKAKPLNSQIQLILGNHEVKNICLEFSDQNRYVQEFEARNNLFKKGEILYNYLLEQPFIIKVNDILFSHASIMPYFAKYGIDEINKEGKNEIKNNCELFKRKKRSGQRFCVCCLHGPTFNRYFARAREIPFRNNVCKSLSKTLTKLNANKLVNGHTIQRNKKVNEYCNGSLILADTGISKWKYGVINYIQYFQDGTHKINYINMDIY, from the coding sequence atgaGTATATCATATTTAAGGAATTTttcatgtatatatatatttttgatcATTATATGGCAATTTAGTTATGTATATAATGAAAGttattcaaatataaaatggGAACATGATTTATTTAGTATCAGTGATTTACATAGTGATTTGGATGCTTTAAAACAgattttattaaatgagGATATAATTGATGAAGAAGATAATGCAATAAGACGAAATGTGCTAGTGATAATAACTGGGGATGTTTTAGACCCAACttatgatgatataaaaattttatattttattcaaaaCTATAATATAAAGGCAAAACCATTAAATTCACAAATACAATTAATATTAGGTAATCATGAAGTTAAAAACATTTGTCTAGAGTTTAGTGACCAGAACAGATATGTACAGGAATTTGAAGCCagaaataatttatttaaaaaaggtgaaatattatataattatttattgGAACAACCTTTTATAATCAAAGTAaatgatattttattttcacATGCTAGTATAATGCCTTATTTTGCTAAGTATGGTATTGATGAGATAAATAAGGAAGGAAAgaatgaaataaaaaataattgtGAATTATTCAAACGCAAAAAAAGGAGTGGTCAAAGATTCTGTGTTTGTTGTTTGCATGGACCGACATTTAATAGATATTTTGCTCGTGCTAGAGAAATACCTTTTAGAAATAATGTATGTAAATCTCTCTCTAAAACACTAACAAAATTAAATGCCAATAAATTGGTTAATGGACATACTATTCaaagaaataaaaaggTTAATGAATACTGTAATGGAAGTCTTATATTGGCTGATACCGGCATAAGTAAATGGAAGTATGGTgttattaattatattcaATATTTTCAGGATGGAacacataaaataaattatataaatatggatatatattaa